Proteins encoded in a region of the Vitis riparia cultivar Riparia Gloire de Montpellier isolate 1030 chromosome 7, EGFV_Vit.rip_1.0, whole genome shotgun sequence genome:
- the LOC117917905 gene encoding CRIB domain-containing protein RIC6-like isoform X1, with product MSTKMKGLLKGLRYISQIFDNEKEQEMEIGYPTDVKHVAHIGWDGGPSVNTPSWMNEFKPTSEAENHEPNPEDPGLKDGQPQNSQAPRLPDMPRSSRRQSSTGASASVTSEQSDVQRRSRRHHSSSSTSSLPREATGKTKPRQPREGSQGSESPSRNPTDIPRKNRQKKSKDSSKDGGGSSRSRARARSQTSNTYAPSPFSDPGCGTESRFLSNETSSGLEEVGEEGKKCNEV from the exons ATGAGCACAAAGATGAAAGGCCTCTTGAAAGGCCTGAGATACATTTCACAAATATTTG ATAATGAAAAGGAACAAGAAATGGAGATCGGATATCCCACAGACGTAAAGCATGTGGCTCATATAGGCTGGGATGGCGGTCCATCGGTAAATACACCTAGTTgg ATGAATGAATTCAAACCCACATCGGAAGCGGAAAACCATGAGCCAAATCCCGAAG ATCCTGGATTGAAAGACGGCCAACCTCAAAATTCTCAGGCTCCACGCTTACCGGACATGCCCAGGTCATCGAGACGCCAGTCATCCACAGGCGCTTCTGCCTCCGTCACCTCCGAGCAATCAGACGTACAGAGGCGATCGAGGAGACATCATTCTAGCTCTTCAACTAGTTCCCTACCAAGGGAAGCAACCGGTAAAACCAAACCCAGGCAGCCCCGGGAGGGAAGCCAAGGCAGTGAGTCGCCCTCCCGTAACCCAACTGATATACCCAGGAAAAACCGacaaaagaaatcaaaggaCTCGTCCAAGGACGGTGGGGGGTCGTCGAGATCGAGAGCGAGAGCGAGATCTCAAACTTCTAACACTTACGCCCCATCACCCTTCTCGGATCCAGGGTGTGGAACCGAGTCTAGATTCCTGAGCAATGAAACGTCATCTGGTTTAGAAGaagttggagaagaagggaaaAAATGTAATGAAGTTTGA
- the LOC117917905 gene encoding CRIB domain-containing protein RIC6-like isoform X2: MSTKMKGLLKGLRYISQIFDNEKEQEMEIGYPTDVKHVAHIGWDGGPSMNEFKPTSEAENHEPNPEDPGLKDGQPQNSQAPRLPDMPRSSRRQSSTGASASVTSEQSDVQRRSRRHHSSSSTSSLPREATGKTKPRQPREGSQGSESPSRNPTDIPRKNRQKKSKDSSKDGGGSSRSRARARSQTSNTYAPSPFSDPGCGTESRFLSNETSSGLEEVGEEGKKCNEV, from the exons ATGAGCACAAAGATGAAAGGCCTCTTGAAAGGCCTGAGATACATTTCACAAATATTTG ATAATGAAAAGGAACAAGAAATGGAGATCGGATATCCCACAGACGTAAAGCATGTGGCTCATATAGGCTGGGATGGCGGTCCATCG ATGAATGAATTCAAACCCACATCGGAAGCGGAAAACCATGAGCCAAATCCCGAAG ATCCTGGATTGAAAGACGGCCAACCTCAAAATTCTCAGGCTCCACGCTTACCGGACATGCCCAGGTCATCGAGACGCCAGTCATCCACAGGCGCTTCTGCCTCCGTCACCTCCGAGCAATCAGACGTACAGAGGCGATCGAGGAGACATCATTCTAGCTCTTCAACTAGTTCCCTACCAAGGGAAGCAACCGGTAAAACCAAACCCAGGCAGCCCCGGGAGGGAAGCCAAGGCAGTGAGTCGCCCTCCCGTAACCCAACTGATATACCCAGGAAAAACCGacaaaagaaatcaaaggaCTCGTCCAAGGACGGTGGGGGGTCGTCGAGATCGAGAGCGAGAGCGAGATCTCAAACTTCTAACACTTACGCCCCATCACCCTTCTCGGATCCAGGGTGTGGAACCGAGTCTAGATTCCTGAGCAATGAAACGTCATCTGGTTTAGAAGaagttggagaagaagggaaaAAATGTAATGAAGTTTGA